From Candidatus Leptovillus gracilis, one genomic window encodes:
- the metW gene encoding methionine biosynthesis protein MetW produces the protein MTNPQSSIFNISTSLRPDLQVLAALIPAKTRVLDLGCGDGELLDYLVHQHQVKGRGIELTEAGVLACVRRGLSVRQGNLEEGRPIIPDNSFDYVVLSQTLPFLDDPMMILQEMLRVGHKAIVSFPNWGYWRCRLDLLLTGNIPPAPELPQSWYAPPRWQAMTVADFTTLCRTLDISILEAVYMAGGRKAPAGWFKNLLATTTFTYSPVNLAISPPKS, from the coding sequence ATGACCAATCCACAATCTTCAATCTTCAATATTTCCACGTCACTCCGCCCCGATCTTCAAGTTTTGGCGGCGCTTATCCCTGCCAAAACACGGGTGCTGGACCTGGGCTGCGGGGATGGGGAACTGTTGGATTACCTGGTACACCAACATCAGGTGAAGGGGCGGGGCATCGAATTGACGGAAGCAGGGGTGCTGGCCTGTGTGCGCCGCGGTCTAAGCGTGCGCCAGGGCAACTTGGAGGAAGGACGGCCGATTATCCCGGACAACAGCTTTGACTATGTGGTGTTAAGCCAGACGCTGCCTTTTTTGGACGATCCCATGATGATTTTGCAGGAAATGCTGCGCGTCGGTCACAAGGCGATTGTCAGTTTCCCCAATTGGGGCTACTGGCGCTGCCGCCTGGATTTGCTGCTCACAGGCAATATACCGCCGGCGCCGGAACTGCCGCAAAGCTGGTATGCGCCCCCGCGCTGGCAGGCGATGACGGTAGCGGATTTTACGACATTGTGCCGTACCCTGGACATCTCAATTTTGGAAGCGGTCTACATGGCTGGCGGGCGTAAAGCGCCGGCGGGCTGGTTTAAGAATTTGTTGGCGACAACGACCTTTACGTACTCTCCGGTTAATCTTGCCATCTCTCCCCCCAAAAGCTAA
- a CDS encoding phosphotransferase, with amino-acid sequence MKGAGLSCRRGRFPSLRQTYDVRLLTYLPGIPWRSSTPTALTCSMISATFWRTTVAFADFSHPAMHRHLHWDMAHTSATIRQRLEYIQEPDQHALVETVLARFENEVTPRLPALRQSVIHSDANDYNVLVTAERKQPRRIAGLIDFGDMVHSATIFELAIAAAYAMLDKPDPLAVAAHMVAGYHAALPLTDLELELLDLLIRARLATSVTLSTYQQTLHPDDPIWSSASSRPGRCCANWMAFPPPWRAPYSVMLVDWNPYRRQRPFPVTSSPTSAVFIPILGADWQTLNPRVFDSSVGSLELGSPADYGNLPAAAKRIEMRLKTANAQVGIGRYDEPRLIYSADSFRTASSEWRTIHISSRLICALRNRLFTPPFPGKSTVFMTTICLSTTVPPSSWRTKPMKACPSTRFTAISAENLWLTGQWANESPPESRLPRSALCTKTAVGRPISISRLCSTCWAKKATSSAWPLPASAKSGRAFA; translated from the coding sequence TTGAAGGGGGCCGGCCTGAGCTGCCGAAGGGGCCGTTTCCCATCCCTCCGGCAAACCTACGACGTACGCCTGCTCACCTACCTGCCCGGCATCCCCTGGCGCTCGTCAACCCCCACAGCCCTGACCTGCTCTATGATTTCGGCCACTTTTTGGCGCACCACTGTCGCCTTCGCCGATTTCAGCCATCCCGCCATGCACCGCCATCTGCATTGGGACATGGCTCATACCAGCGCCACCATCCGCCAGCGCCTCGAATACATTCAAGAGCCGGACCAGCATGCCCTGGTCGAAACCGTGCTGGCCCGTTTCGAGAACGAGGTCACGCCGCGCCTGCCTGCATTGCGCCAGAGCGTCATCCACAGCGACGCCAACGACTACAATGTACTCGTCACCGCCGAGCGCAAACAGCCGCGCCGCATCGCCGGACTCATCGACTTTGGCGACATGGTCCACTCCGCCACCATTTTTGAACTGGCGATTGCCGCCGCCTACGCCATGCTCGACAAGCCCGATCCGCTGGCCGTCGCCGCCCACATGGTCGCCGGTTATCACGCCGCCCTGCCTCTCACCGACCTGGAACTGGAACTACTCGACCTGCTTATCCGCGCCCGGCTCGCCACCAGCGTCACCTTATCCACCTACCAACAAACGCTCCACCCCGACGATCCTATCTGGTCGTCAGCCAGCAGCCGGCCTGGGCGCTGCTGCGCAAACTGGATGGCGTTCCCTCCGCCCTGGCGCGCGCCGTATTCCGTCATGCTTGTGGACTGGAACCCGTACCGCAGGCAACGGCCGTTTCCCGTTACCTCCTCTCCCACCAGCGCAGTTTTCATCCCCATCCTGGGCGCCGACTGGCAAACACTCAACCCGCGTGTCTTCGACAGCAGTGTCGGCAGCCTGGAACTGGGCAGCCCTGCTGACTATGGGAATCTGCCCGCCGCCGCCAAACGCATCGAAATGAGGTTGAAAACGGCCAACGCCCAGGTCGGCATTGGCCGCTACGACGAACCGCGCCTCATCTACTCAGCCGACTCCTTCCGCACCGCCAGCAGCGAGTGGCGCACCATTCACATCAGCAGTCGACTTATTTGCGCCTTGCGGAACAGGTTGTTCACGCCCCCGTTCCCTGGCAAATCCACAGTTTTCATGACAACAATTTGCCTTTCGACTACGGTCCCACCCTCATCCTGGCGCACGAAACCGATGAAGGCGTGCCCTTCTACACGCTTTACGGCCATCTCAGCCGAAAATCTATGGCTGACTGGACAGTGGGCAAACGAATCGCCGCCGGAGAGCAGATTGCCACGATCGGCGCTATGCACGAAAACGGCGGTTGGCCGCCCCATCTCCATTTCCAGATTATGCTCGACATGCTGGGCAAAGAAGGCGACTTCATCGGCGTGGCCCCTGCCAGCCAGCGCGAAGTCTGGAAGAGCATTTGCCTGA
- a CDS encoding aminotransferase class III-fold pyridoxal phosphate-dependent enzyme, with the protein MRGWRQYLYDEVGRPYLDVVNNVCHVGHSHPRVVKALSDQAAVLNTNTRYLHDNIVNYAERLLARFPRELEVCFLCSGSEANELALRLALNPHRRGRPHRH; encoded by the coding sequence GTGCGCGGCTGGCGGCAGTATTTGTATGATGAGGTGGGACGGCCGTATCTGGATGTGGTCAACAATGTCTGCCACGTCGGGCACAGTCATCCCCGCGTCGTCAAGGCGCTGTCTGACCAGGCAGCCGTACTCAACACCAACACCCGCTATCTCCACGACAACATCGTCAACTACGCCGAGCGGCTGCTGGCCCGCTTCCCCAGAGAACTGGAGGTCTGCTTTTTGTGCAGCGGCAGCGAGGCCAACGAACTGGCGCTGCGCCTGGCGCTGAACCCACACCGGCGCGGAAGACCTCATCGTCATTGA
- a CDS encoding transposase: MTTEDFIIELFCRVDDQMGIVPKHSQASLCPSEVVTLAFLFALKGVGNRAFYRWLVRDYRHLFPHLPDRTRLFRLFNTHRQWTDGFMAGHSLIGLADSYGIELIHPRREGRTEEQIGRKGLSNHRWIVGGKLCFVLNNLGLIVDWDMDTANVHDGTAFQDLINRHAAYMAIFADTGFTKKDWHPDNLRLCPRGEWNTRMIVETVLSMLTLVCHFKKVMHRAWSYFQSRLAYTMALFNTLVQWNGIQVDEDGCVHFPSPSSAYELAPKVI, encoded by the coding sequence ATGACTACAGAAGATTTTATCATTGAACTGTTCTGCCGAGTTGATGACCAGATGGGTATTGTGCCAAAACATAGTCAAGCCTCATTGTGTCCCAGTGAAGTCGTGACCCTGGCTTTCTTGTTTGCTTTGAAAGGAGTTGGCAACCGAGCTTTCTATCGCTGGCTGGTGCGAGATTACCGTCACCTTTTTCCTCATCTGCCTGACCGGACCCGACTTTTTCGACTGTTTAACACTCACAGACAGTGGACAGATGGCTTTATGGCCGGCCATTCCCTGATCGGGCTGGCTGATTCTTATGGCATTGAATTGATTCACCCGCGTCGGGAAGGACGCACGGAAGAACAGATTGGGCGGAAAGGGTTGTCTAATCATCGTTGGATTGTCGGCGGCAAGTTGTGTTTCGTTTTGAACAACCTTGGTTTGATTGTGGACTGGGATATGGACACCGCTAATGTGCATGATGGCACCGCTTTTCAAGACCTCATCAACCGCCATGCTGCTTACATGGCCATCTTTGCCGACACCGGTTTTACGAAAAAGGATTGGCACCCGGACAATTTGCGCCTTTGCCCTCGCGGAGAATGGAACACCCGCATGATTGTTGAAACGGTTTTGTCGATGTTGACTTTGGTCTGTCATTTTAAGAAGGTGATGCATCGCGCCTGGTCGTATTTCCAAAGCCGACTCGCTTACACGATGGCTCTGTTCAATACACTGGTTCAATGGAATGGCATTCAGGTTGATGAAGATGGGTGTGTCCATTTTCCATCGCCGAGTTCAGCCTATGAACTAGCACCAAAGGTTATATAG